One genomic segment of Vespa crabro chromosome 3, iyVesCrab1.2, whole genome shotgun sequence includes these proteins:
- the LOC124423014 gene encoding acetyl-CoA carboxylase isoform X3, with amino-acid sequence MWWFQGIQYNHEEEPPWWWWLWWWRQWWDWWSSLLRRARDRLGHRPLYGNEKGRPEESQPRISSSSCTSEDEIVHIIEPSSGDNRENNSEMSETTPVSFVVGEPDPDAEEELEIGDSFPIDGNNGNSPQVQQFSILPGLVERRKRLRPSMSQGTVMIQTQSRLQEKDFTVATPEEFVHRFGGTKVINKVLIANNGIAAVKCMRSIRRWSYEMFKNERAVRFVVMVTPEDLKANAEYIKMADQYVPVPGGTNNNNYANVELIVDIATRTQVQAVWAGWGHASENPKLPELLHKNNISFIGPSERAMWALGDKIASSIVAQTADVPTLPWSGSELKAQYSGKKIKISTELFKKGCVSTVEECLAAANKIGFPIMVKASEGGGGKGIRKCENAEELPALFRQVQAEIPGSPIFIMKMAKCARHLEVQLLADNYGNAISLFGRDCSIQRRHQKIIEEAPAVIAKPEVFEEMEKAAVRLAKMVGYVSAGTVEYLYDTSGRYYFLELNPRLQVEHPCTEMISDVNLPAAQLQVAMGLPLHHIKDIRLLYGESPWGDSQIDFEQLRHKPQPWGHVIAARITSENPDEGFKPSSGTVQELNFRSSKNVWGYFSVGASGGLHEFADSQFGHCFSWGEDRYQARENLVIALKELSIRGDFRTTVEYLITLLETEAFQQNNIDTSWLDVLIAERIKSDKPNVLLAVTCGAIHIADRTITAAFTEFQTALEKGQVQGSNDLNNLVDVELVNDGYKYKVQAAKSGPNSYFLVLNSSYKKIEVHRLSDGGLLLSMDGASYTTYMKEEVDRYRITIGNQTCVFEKDNDPSLLRSPSAGKLINFLVEDGGHIDRGQAYAEIEVMKMIMTVTTSEAGTLFYVKRPGAILEAGTVIAHLELDDPSLVTNAEEYSGQFPTPAVPAIPDKLNHLHSKYRTALENTLAGYCLPDPYHLPRLRELIEKFMFSLRDPSLPLLELQEVIATISGRIPASVEKKIRKLMSLYERNITSVLAQFPSQQIAAVIDGHAATLSKRSDRDVFFLTTQAIVQLVQRYRNGIRGRMKTAVHELLRQYYMVECQFQQGHYDKCVSALIEQYKDDLSTVTAMIFSHNQVTKKNILVTMLIDHLWANEPGLTDELASTLTELTSLNRTEHSRVALRARQVLIAAHQPAYELRHNQMESIFLSAVDMYGHDFHPENLQKLILSETSIFDILHDFFYHSNRAVCNAALEVYVRRAYISYELTCLQHLELSGEIPLVHFQFLLPNNHPNRQTQSIVNYRTGAMAAFKDFDQFREYSDEILDLLEDLSSPSSVSVKVLEAVDAIGSESRHSTSINVSLSTATEAATAAELSERPAEPVHILSIAIQENSNQDDATMARLFGDWCATSKEELISRGIRRATFAALKRKQFPKFFTFRQRDGFVEDRIYRHLEPGCAFQLELNRMRTYDLEALPTSNQKMHLYLGQAKVAKGQQVTDYRFFIRSIIRHSDLITKEASFDYLHNEGERVLLEAMDELEVAFSHPLAKRTECNHIFLNFIPTVIMDPARIEESVTSMVLRYGPRLWKLRVRQAEIKMTIRPAPGKSTSNIRLCIANDSGYSIDLHLYAESTDPKTGIIRFESYPPPTANLSNWRPGPMHGLPISTPYLTKDYLQAKRFQAQSAGTTYAYDLPDIFRQQVEKSWHKYIEERSNSNITIPTSVMDCVELVLDGDNLVEQKRLPGENDVGMVAWRLTLYTPEFPAGRDIILIANDLTHFLGSFGPKEDFLFYRASERARQLGIPRIYFAANAGARIGLAEEIKGLFKIAWEDESEPEKGFKYIYLTPDDYARLAPFNSVKASLIEDPAGESRYKITDIIGKDDGIGVENLKYAGMIASETSRAYDEIVTISIVSCRAIGIGSYLVRLGQRTIQIENSHIILTGYRALNAVLGREVYASNNQLGGIQIMHNNGVTHAVDSRDLEGVATVLKWLSYFPRAKGTSLPILPSPLPDSINRDITYVPTKAPYDPRWMLEGRYSPNDQNVWESGFFDRGSWEEIMKPWAQTVITGRARLGGIPCGVIAVETRTVELHLPADPANLDSEAKTISQAGQVWFPDSAYKTAQAIRDFNREELPLVIFANWRGFSSGMKDMYDQIVKFGAYIVDALREYTKPIFVYIPPNGELRGGAWAVVDTTINPRYLEMFADTTSRGGVLEPSGIVEIKFRNKDLIKTMHRIDPVIQKLKENLNTSNSIEERTEIETVIRKREKTLIPIYQQVAVYFADLHDTPERMLEKNVIQDIIPWQKARPLLYWKLRRRLLEEDIKKDILSMQPKFDVRQIGAMLRRWFIEDKGAIESYLWDQDQAATTWLEAQLVNENSVISRNIMCVKKDAVITRIKEALETCPEVRLDAVLEIAHRLNPAERAELQRTLSQMETPDQEHHIDSSSSS; translated from the exons atgtG GTGGTTTCAGGGAATTCAGTACAATCACGAAGAGGAACCCccttggtggtggtggttgtggTGGTGGCGACAGTGGTGGGATTGGTGGTCCTCCCTTTTAAGAAGGGCGAGGGATCGTCTCGGTCATAGACCTCTTTACG GTAACGAGAAGGGAAGACCAGAAGAGTCACAGCCAAggatctcctcctcctcctgtaCGAGCGAAGACGAAATCGTTCACATTATTGAACCTTCTTCTGGTGATAATAGGGAAAACAACTCCGAGATGTCCGAAACGACACCGGTTAGCTTCGTTGTCGGGGAACCCGACCCGGACGCCGAAGAGGAGTTGGAAATTGGTGATAGTTTTCCCATCGATGGGAATAATGGAAACAGCCCTCAAGTTCAACAATTCTCCATCCTTCCAGGCTTGGTTGAACGACGTAAACGACTCAG gCCCAGCATGTCGCAGGGTACGGTGATGATTCAGACACAAAGCCGATTGCAAGAGAAAGATTTCACCGTTGCGACACCCGAAGAATTCGTACATCGCTTTGGCGGCACCAAGGTTATCAACAAG GTTTTAATAGCTAACAATGGAATCGCTGCAGTCAAATGTATGCGGTCGATACGACGATGGTCTTACGAGATGTTTAAGAATGAAAGAGCGGTACGTTTCGTGGTCATGGTCACCCCGGAAGACCTTAAAGCTAATGcggaatatataaaaatggcCGATCAATATGTCCCCGTACCTGGTGGaacaaacaacaataattatgcgAACGTCGAGCTCATCGTGGATATTGCAACAAGGACGCAGGTGCAAGCTGTTTGGGCTGGATGGGGTCATGCATCAGAAAATCCTAAATTACCAGAGTTActgcataaaaataatatctctttTATAG GTCCATCCGAGAGAGCTATGTGGGCTTTAGGTGATAAAATAGCTTCTAGTATTGTCGCTCAAACAGCAGACGTTCCTACGTTACCTTGGTCGGGATCTGAATTGAAAGCTCAATATAGTGGcaagaagataaagatatcAACCGAATTGTTCAAGAAAGGTTGTGTTTCCACCGTCGAGGAATGTCTTGCTGCAGCTAATAAAATTGGTTTTCCGATTATGGTGAAAGCTAGCGAAGGTGGCGGCGGTAAGGGTATTAGAAAATGCGAAAACGCGGAAGAGTTACCCGCCTTGTTTAG ACAAGTGCAAGCCGAGATACCGGGTTCACCGATATTTATCATGAAAATGGCGAAATGTGCTCGTCATTTAGAGGTTCAATTATTAgccgataattacggtaatgcAATATCGTTGTTCGGCCGTGATTGCTCTATCCAAAGAAGACatcagaaaataatagaagaggCACCAGCGGTAATAGCTAAACCTGAAGTCTTCgaagagatggagaaa GCTGCTGTAAGATTAGCAAAAATGGTTGGATATGTCAGCGCGGGTACCgttgaatatttatatgatactTCTGGCCGGTATTATTTTTTGGAATTGAATCCTAGACTTCAAGTGGAACATCCATGTACCGAGATGATATCGGACGTAAATCTCCCTGCTGCACAGCTTCAAGTGGCGATGGGATTGCCTCTTcatcatattaaagatatacgTCTCCTTTATGGTGAGAGTCCTTGGGGAGATAGTCAAATAGATTTCGAGCAGCTACGTCATAAACCTCAACCTTGGGGACATGTGATAGCTGCTAGAATTACCAGTGAAAATCCTGATGAAG GTTTCAAGCCAAGTTCTGGTACTGTACAAGAATTGAACTTTAGATCGTCGAAGAATGTTTGGGGTTATTTTTCTGTTGGAGCATCGGGTGGTCTTCACGAATTCGCTGATTCTCAATTCGGTCATTGTTTTTCCTGGGGGGAAGATCGTTATCAAGCTCGAGAGAATTTGGTAATAGCACTGAAAGAATTAAGCATCAGAGGTGACTTCAGGACAACGGTAGAATATCTTATAACTTTATTGGAAACTGAAGCTTTTCAACAAAACAATATCGACACATCATGGCTTGATGTGCTTATAGCAGAGCGTATTAAAAGCGATAAGCCAAACGTTCTATTAGCCGTTACGTGTGGTGCCATTCATATTGCTGATAGAACTATTACTGCCGCATTCACTGAATTTCAGACAGCCTTGGAGAAAGGTCAAGTACAAGGCAgtaatgatttaaataacCTCGTAGAT GTAGAACTAGTGAATGATGGTTACAAGTACAAAGTTCAAGCAGCTAAGTCAGGTCCTAATAGTTATTTCCTCGTTTTAAATAGTTCCTATAAAAAAATCGAAGTTCATCGACTTTCTGACGGTGGTTTGTTACTCTCAATGGATGGTGCCAGTTACACGACGTAcatgaaagaagaagtagatcGTTACAGAATTACTATAGGTAATCAAACCTGTGTATTTGAAAAGGATAACGATCCGTCTTTACTTAGATCACCATCAGCGggtaaattgataaattttttggTGGAGGATGGTGGTCACATCGATAGGGGACAAGCTTACGCTGAAATCGAAGtcatgaaaatgataatgacggtaaCGACAAGCGAAGCTGGTACATTGTTTTACGTGAAAAGACCAGGTGCTATTCTCGAAGCTGGTACTGTAATAGCTCATTTAGAACTCGATGATCCATCTTTAGTGACGAATGCTGAGGAATATAGTGGCCAATTTCCAACGCCAGCGGTACCAGCTATACCAGACAAATTAAATCATCTTCATTCCAAATATCGGACTGCTTTAGAAAATACACTAGCTGGTTACTGTTTACCAGATCCATATCATTTGCCACGTTTACGTGAACTCATCGAAAAATTCATGTTCTCCTTACGCGATCCTAGTTTACCATTGCTTGAACTTCAAGAAGTGATAGCTACGATATCAGGAAGAATCCCAGCTTCGGTTgagaagaagataagaaaattaatgtcTTTGTACGAAAGAAACATAACTTCTGTTCTTGCACAATTTCCTAGTCAACAAATCGCAGCTGTCATTGACGGACATGCTGCTACCCTTTCGAAACGTTCCGACAGAGATGTATTTTTCTTAACTACTCAAGCGATTGTACAGCTTGTGCAGAGATATCGAAATGGTATACGTGGTCGAATGAAAACTGCCGTACACGAACTTCTTCGTCAATATTATATGGTTGAGTGTCAATTTCAACAAGGACATTACGACAAATGTGTGTCCGCTTTGATAGAACAATACAAGGACGATTTAAGTACCGTAACTGCAATGATTTTTAGTCATAACCAAgtaactaaaaaaaatatcttagtGACTATGCTGATAGATCATCTCTGGGCGAACGAACCTGGTCTCACTGACGAATTGGCTAGTACTTTAACGGAATTGACCAGTttgaacagaacagaacacaGTCGTGTTGCGTTAAGAGCCAGACAGGTATTGATAGCTGCTCATCAACCTGCCTACGAACTTAGACACAACCAAATGGAATCCATTTTCCTATCAGCCGTTGATATGTACGGGCACGATTTTCATCCAGAAAATCTTCAAAAGCTGATACTCTCCGAGACATCTATATTCGATATCCTTCATGATTTCTTCTATCATTCGAATCGTGCAGTTTGCAATGCCGCTTTAGAAGTTTACGTTCGTAGAGCTTATATCAGTTACGAGTTAACGTGTTTACAACATTTGGAATTATCAGGAGAAATACCTCTCGTACATTTCCAATTTTTACTCCCTAACAATCATCCTAATCGACAAACTCAATCAATTGTTAATTATAGAACAGGAGCGATGGCAGCATTCAAAGACTTTGATCAGTTCCGTGAATACTCGGATGAGATCTTGGACTTATTGGAAGACCTATCGTCGCCGAGTTCAGTATCTGTTAAAGTCCTAGAGGCTGTAGATGCGATTGGTAGCGAATCTCGTCACAGTACATCCATAAATGTATCGCTTAGCACTGCGACAGAAGCTGCTACTGCCGCAGAATTAAGTGAGAGGCCAGCTGAACCTGTACACATTTTAAGTATTGCCATTCAAGAGAATAGTAATCAAGACGACGCTACTATGGCAAGATTATTTGGCGACTGGTGCGCAACGAGCaaagaagaattaatatcTCGTGGTATCAGAAGAGCCACTTTCGCAGCCCtaaagagaaaacaatttcCGAAATTCTTTACGTTCAGGCAAAGAGACGGATTTGTCGAGGATAGAATTTATCGACATCTTGAGCCAGGGTGTGCTTTTCAATTGGAACTTAATAGAATGAGAACATACGATCTGGAGGCTTTGCCTACATCGAATCAAAAGATGCACTTGTACCTTGGACAAGCAAAGGTAGCCAAAGGGCAACAAGTTACAGACTATCGTTTCTTCATACGCTCTATTATTCGTCATTCCGATCTTATTACGAAGGAAGCAAGCTTCGACTATCTTCACAACGAAGGAGAGCGCGTGCTGCTCGAAGCTATGGATGAGTTAGAAGTAGCCTTTTCGCATCCTCTGGCTAAACGTACGGAATGTAATCATATATTCTTAAATTTCATTCCTACAGTCATAATGGATCCTGCCAGAATAGAGGAAAGTGTTACCAGTATGGTACTTAGATATGGTCCGAGATTATGGAAGTTACGTGTACGTCAGGCCGAAATCAAAATGACAATCCGCCCAGCTCCAGGCAAATCGACGTCGAACATACGCTTGTGTATCGCCAATGACAGCGGTTACAGTATAGATTTACATCTTTACGCCGAATCGACAGATCCTAAGACAGGTATCATTCGTTTTGAATCTTATCCACCGCCTACTGCTAATTTATCCAATTGGAGACCTGGCCCTATGCACGGTTTGCCAATTTCAACACCGTATCTCACCAAGGATTACCTTCAAGCCAAGAGATTCCAAGCGCAAAGTGCTGGTACAACTTATGCGTACGACTTGCCTGACATATTTCGACAACAAGTAGAAAAGTCTTGGCATAAATATATCGAGGAGAGATCAAATTCAAACATCACGATTCCTACGTCAGTGATGGATTGCGTTGAGCTAGTACTGGATGGTGACAATCTTGTTGAACAAAAGCGTTTGCCTGGTGAGAACGATGTAGGCATGGTAGCTTGGAGATTAACTCTTTATACACCAGAGTTTCCTGCTGGTCGagatattatacttattgccAATGATCTCACGCATTTCCTCGGCTCGTTTGGCCCAAAGGAGGACTTTCTATTTTACAGAGCCTCAGAAAGAGCAAGACAACTTGGTATTCCGCGTATTTATTTTGCCGCGAATGCAGGTGCACGTATTGGCCTAGCTGAAGAAATCAAAGGATTATTCAAAATAGCTTGGGAAGATGAAAGTGAACCCGAAAAGGGATTCAAGTATATATACTTGACACCAGATGATTATGCTCGTCTAGCACCTTTTAATTCAGTCAAGGCTTCCTTAATCGAAGATCCAGCCGGTGAATCTCGTTATAAAATTACGGACATCATTGGCAAAGACGATGGTATAGGCGTAGAGAATTTAAAATACGCTGGTATGATTGCTAGCGAAACATCCAGAGCTTACGATGAAATTGTCACTATCTCTATCGTTTCGTGCCGCGCTATTGGTATCGGTTCTTATTTGGTGCGTCTTGGTCAGAGAACaattcaaattgaaaattcTCACATCATTCTTACTGGTTACCGAGCATTGAACGCCGTCCTAGGACGTGAAGTATACGCTAGTAACAATCAACTAGGAGGTATTCAAATTATGCATAATAATGGTGTTACTCATGCGGTTGATAGTAGAGATTTGGAAGGTGTGGCCACAGTTTTGAAGTGGTTGAGTTATTTCCCCAGGGCAAAAGGTACAAGTTTGCCGATATTACCTTCACCTCTCCCCGATTCTATCAACCGAGACATTACTTATGTACCTACAAAAGCACCTTATGATCCAAGGTGGATGTTAGAAGGTAGATACTCACCTAACGATCAGAATGTCTGGGAAAGTGGTTTCTTCGATCGTGGATCATGGGAG GAAATCATGAAACCTTGGGCACAAACTGTAATAACAGGTCGAGCAAGACTAGGTGGTATACCTTGTGGCGTTATAGCCGTCGAAACAAGAACTGTCGAATTACATCTTCCTGCTGATCCTGCTAATCTCGATTCGGAAGCTAAGACAATATCTCAGGCTGGCCAAGTATGGTTCCCAGATAGTGCCTATAAAACTGCACAAGCTATTCGAGATTTTAATAGGGAAGAACTACCGCTTGTTATATTCGCTAACTGGAGAGGATTTTCCAGTGGCAtgaaag ATATGTACGATCAAATTGTCAAATTTGGTGCCTATATCGTTGACGCGTTGAGAGAGTACACGAAACCTATATTTGTATACATTCCACCAAATGGTGAACTCAGAGGTGGTGCATGGGCAGTAGTGGACACTACAATTAATCCACGATACTTAGAAATGTTTGCTGATACTACCAGTAGAGGTGGTGTCCTAGAGCCTAGTGGTatcgtagaaataaaatttagaaacAAGGATCTCATCAAGACTATGCATAGAATAGATCCTGTTATTCAAAAGTTAAAA gAAAACCTTAATACATCAAATTCAATTGaagaaagaacagaaataGAAACGGTAAttcgtaagagagaaaaaacattgATACCTATATATCAACAAGTTGCTGTCTATTTTGCGGATCTTCACGACACACCAGAACGAATGTTAGAAAAAAACGTAATACAAGATATAATACCATGGCAAAAAGCAAGACCGTTGCTTTATTGGAAATTAAGACGAAGACTTTTGGAAGAGGATATTAAGAAGGATATTTTGTCAATGCAACCTAAGTTCGACGTTAGACAAATTGGTGCGATGCTACGACGATGGTTTATCGAAGATAAAGGAGCTATAGAATCCTATCTGTGGGATCAAGATCAAGCGGCTACCACTTGGTTGGAGGCACAGCTTGTTAATGAAAATAGCGTTATATCACGTAATATTATGTGTGTAAAGAAGGATGCAGTTATCACACGTATCAAAGAAGCTCTCGAAACTTGTCCAGAAGTAAGATTAGATGCTGTCTTGGAAATTGCGCATAGATTAAATCCTGCCGAACGTGCTGAATTACAAAGGACTTTATCGCAAATGGAAACACCAGATCAGGAACATCACATTGATTCAAGTTCTTCATCCTAA